In Poecilia reticulata strain Guanapo linkage group LG11, Guppy_female_1.0+MT, whole genome shotgun sequence, the genomic stretch ATGTCTTAAATTCACTTCTTTGGTACATTGGTACATAATGACGTCTTTGAGACTTAATGCCTAACCTTTAAGGTGATTTCATATCTGACATTTCATGGGTGTTCAGGTCTGACATTTTATGAATTTCATATCTgacatttatttgacattttatccTGTGACCTGTTTGCTTGGATTTGTGAGCATGCTCAGATGGGGTCTGTACACAGATTGCGGGTCTGGAGAGAGGGGACTCTGGGACTTTATAAGTTCAGTGGTTTGAGAAAGGGGATGCTTGCTATCCTCCGACAAATCTGCAACCTGCAAGTGTGTAACAAAGACTGAACTTCTCATTTCATCTTTTCTTAAATTCTTACTTTCCACATTTCCAAAACTGCATGATGCCCAGAATATACCCAAGAAGATAAAGGAGAACACTCAATGGTTTCTGaagccttttttgttttacaaataaaatctgaaaagtgtggtgtgtatttgtattatgttttttttttttttatcaactcaGACTCCACTTCCTGTCCCTGCCAAAGAAAAGCCTTCCCACACCATGATGATGAACATTCAAATCAATAACGCATTAAAGACGTGAAGACTGAAGGCTGTTAGTGGgtatattttcattcatttaaggGTACCTTAATAAAGgagtgaatacaaatgcacaccacacatttcagattattatttgaGAGCTTTAAAAGCACTAGAACTAAAATCTTTTCCTGTTTCTAGGTctagtttctcattttctttacacatcaactaaaaaaaaagagcttgttGTCTTACTTACAAAACGTGCAAAAAAGGTGAATTTCTTGGTTCCATGCCACTAATCCACTGAAATTCTCTCATCTGCCTTAATTGTTTCGGCATCACAGGAGAAGAAACTTGTGAGTGGCAGATTGAGGAAAATGAGGAGCATAAAGCCCAGTTTTATTCATGAATGGCAACATGATTGGAAGCAGGTTTAatcgcacacacacgcacacacgcacacacacacacgcacacacgcacacacacacacacacacgcacgcacacacacacatacacacacctggCTGAAACCCAGTTTCAGCACTGAAAGCCATCCAGATGCACAGTGCAGATAGGAAAGAAAGATTGAGCATGGTTCTGTCTGCCAACCAACTGGGCAAATtagagagaggaaaagaggaggagataaagcagaaaaaaagtggaaaagagaGAGCAAACTGCACAAACAATATGGAGAAAGTGAAGGAAGATAAGaggcagagggggaaaaaaagaagggaaataGAACATTGGGGGTCTTAAATATCCGTACTTGCATGACCACAGGATGAccttagaaagaaagaaaaaagacaaagaaagaaaatgaaaaagaggaagaaagaaaaggagaaagaaattaaGACACAAGGTAAgcgaaatggaagaaaaataatataaatgaaaaaaagaaagtgtagTTCTGGTGTAGAAGGAGGGAAAGCGAGACAGCTCAAATCCCCCCCTTTCTATGAAGGAAAATTATCCTCAAAACAAAAGGCAATAACAAGCTTATGGGGCCGCCATAAAAATGAGAACAATAAACACTCGAATCATGCCCGCGTGTGCGTTTGCATTAGCGGATCTGTGCGAGTCTGTGCGTTGGCGCAAGTGTGTATCGGTGCGTGCGGTCTTACTGTACGTCTGTGTGCGTGAGCAGGCAGCGCGAGTGTGTGCACGTTGACTATTAAAGCGATAATTTAGGACACAATAGCAGTCTGATGCACCGACGATAGTCCTCTGCAGAGCACAGCTGCTGGATGATTATCTGGGCTTTTCTCCACACACATTAGCTATTTCTGATTTAAATGGGAGCATGTAGTTATctaaaaatgccaaatttaaacatttaatcaagcAACAAAAATGAGCGGTTAAACTACGCACAAGTTCGGGATTAGACAAGCCCGTGGATTTTTGCTGGCAACGAGCGAGAGAGAGCCCCCTACCTGACTCTTGGAGACGGAAACTTTAGCGAACAGAGCCTGGGACACTTTGGCCCTCTTCATCTCATGATGGATCTCGTCATAGATGGAGGCGCTGACGTTAAGAACACAGCTGTCCGTCCTGAGCCCTCTGTCGGCTGTAACCGGTGACAGTCTCGCCTTGCAGGAAACAGACAAGAAGGAAGGAAACGGTTTCAATGCACACTGTGTAAAAAGGGAGTCGGATTTACTCTCGGAATgagagcaaataaaatgttattaattgcAGAGCTAcaattatgttgattttttttttttttttcacaaaatgtggGATTGTGCTCTCATCAGCAGAGGCAAGAAAACTACTTAAACTAGAAATCTGTGGGCACAAGTGAGGAAATGGTTGTTGTgattcttatctttttttttgtttttgataacaCTAAACTATTAACTTAAGCTCGCTGTGGAGCTATTTTAGAGGGTATGCTGCTTTAGGCttagactgtgggaggattGTGGGAACAAAGAAGCCAGTGCAGCCGTTGCTAACTTTCTCCACTCTTTTCCTCAGTATATAGAGGGTACTCCTATGTCAGTGTGTCTGGGGCTCAGTGCTTCTTTTTCCTGGAAAAAGCCACAAACAGATACAGTCTGCTTCAACTTGGTGCGTTCTCTTCGATTATTGTTTTCCGTCTGCCTATTATCCCCCAAAAGAAAGTAAGGCTCCATCGTTGTTTCTAGGAGagattttttgtgtttctttcactGTCCAGTCCATCAGCCGCCCACCGATTGTTAGTCAGAAAGGCTTTTACCAAATTAggattggaaaaagaaaaggtacAATGGTTATTAGTACCGTCACCTCACAGCGAGAGAACCACATGATTAGGTGGGCACAGAATATTCATGTGTGACTAAAGATGcactttaaaggaaaacataGGTGAATACACCAAATGCTTAAATGAATATCCTAGTGCTACTGTTTAATGTATGAGAGAGGATCAGAATAAGCGTTTCAAGAAAGTTGGAGAGAATTACATAATTTATAAGACTGAATTTATAAGAATTTGTAAGACTGGCTTTTGCTTTCGTCTCTTGGGGGTCTCTGGCTGACTGACCTGTGTGGATCTTGGGGGCGTGTTGCCGCAACTGGGTGGGAAACCGGTCATgctcctctccttctcctcctggtACATGCGCTCTCTCTCGGCCtcaggaagctgcaggaagCTGTTCATGGCCCGCAGGTTGACCAGCAGAGACTGGGAGGCGTGTTTCGGATCCTCCTCCTTACGCAAGATCTCTGAGAGTAAACcctagcaaaaataaatgtaggttgattgttttttgtgtgcgtgtgtgttatGATCATTTGTTACAAACGCGTTAATAGATATTTCACCTAAAAGAATGATTGGGTTTCTTTAATCCAAATCCACAGACAGAAGATTTCAACCAAAACATTGGGTCAAAAATTTTGATCCAGCTTGCCAGGCTAAAGAAGGAACTTGAAGGACGTTCTTTATAGAAAATCGTTTTAAAACTTTTCGGCTTGATCGGACTTCATTGATTCCCTTTGCCAGATGCAATAATAAATAGCCAGATGGCAAATTATTCTGTGTAGTATTCCGTTCACCAGAGTAAAGCGTGAAGCAGAAAAGCGAGTAAGCGCCATGGCCCGAACCAAGCAGACCGCCCGTAAGTCCACCGGAGGGAAGGCACCCAGGAAGCAGCTGGCCACCAAGGCCGCCCGCAAGAGCGCCCCGGCCACCGGCGGAGTGAAGAAGCCTCACCGCTACAGGCCCGGTACCGTGGCTCTGCGGGAGATCCGCCGCTACCAGAAATCCACCGAGCTGCTCATCCGCAAGCTGCCCTTCCAGCGCCTGGTGCGAGAGATCGCCCAGGACTTCAAGACCGACCTGCGCTTCCAGAGCTCCGCCGTCATGGCTCTGCAGGAGGCCAGCGAGGCCTACCTGGTCGGCCTCTTCGAGGACACCAACCTGTGCGCCATCCACGCCAAGAGGGTCACCATCATGCCCAAAGACATCCAGCTGGCCCGCCGCATCCGCGGAGAGAGGGCGTAAACACTCACCCGGCCTCCACACGGAAGGCCGGGTGAGTAATGACAATGGGTCGCATTAATGAACATTAATGAACATTAATGCGACCCAGCAATCCTAAGTAAACTAGCTTGTTTACTTAGGATAAAGTTAGCCCTTTACAAGCTAGTTAGCAAGTGATGCTAGTGTTAGTTATGCTTTACCTTCACACTTGGACCAAAAGAAATAGGTCGTAGTTACATAAAAGGTCAATTTAAGAGTCCTGGAGCTGAAATATGAATTGTCtatgt encodes the following:
- the LOC103472220 gene encoding histone H3, encoding MARTKQTARKSTGGKAPRKQLATKAARKSAPATGGVKKPHRYRPGTVALREIRRYQKSTELLIRKLPFQRLVREIAQDFKTDLRFQSSAVMALQEASEAYLVGLFEDTNLCAIHAKRVTIMPKDIQLARRIRGERA